GGGTTTTCTTCCTCCTCTTGTTCCTAGTCCATTGCAAGAGTGACACACTTCCTTTTTGTCCAGACTAACGGACTTAGTAGTTCCGAAGTATATATCTTCTAGGGATACCTCCATCTCAACGTAGATATCTTCTCCTTTTTTCGGAGAGGCTTCTTTGGTGGTTCTGGAAGTTCTTCTTGTGGTAGTTCCAAAGAAAGAGTCAAATATGTCCTCAAATATATCCTCAAAGCCGAAGCCTGTGCCAAATCCTCCAAAGTCTCTCCATCTATATCCAGTATCTCCTGCACTAGCATTTCTGTAGGCTGTTGCTCCTTTCAATCCTTCAACACCGTAGAGATCGTATATCTTCCTTTTCTCGTCATCACTTAGGACTTCGTAAGCCTCATTTATCTCCTTGAATCTCTCCTCGGCCTCTTTGTTTCCCGGGTTTCTGTCAGGATGGTATTTTAAGGCAAGCCTTCTGTAGGCTTTCTTTATTTCCTCTTTTGAGGCGTTTCTAGGAACTCCGAGAATTTCATAGTAGTCCTTAGTCATTCTGTTCATGCTCCTACTCCTAAATTTTATAATTTTCGCACTCTAAGAGTCCAGAACTTAAATTTATATAAAAATTTGGAAAAATCAATAATCTGGCGTAAGTGAGGTACCCCGGATTCTGTTTAGTAGGTCATCTGTCTTAAGCATCTACTTGCGTAGATGTTTTTGCCTTTCACCCGTGGCATAGGTGTGGTGTAGCCTGCTGCCACTGCTTAAAGTTGTAACTCTGGGGAAGACCAGCGCTTAACTTCACAGCTAAGCCGGTGGGCTCTTACCCCACCCTTTCACCCTTGCCGGTTTCCCGGCGGTCTAGTTTCTGTGGCCTATCCCTTGGAAAACTGGCTCTTCGCCAGCAGAGACACCACAATTATCCGGAAGTTCCTCTCCATACTGGAGCGACCTACTTGACCTCACCTACGCCATACCTTCTATCATCTCTAAAAGCCCTCTTCCAGCAGGAACCATGGGTAGAACATTCTCTTCCTTCTCAACCCAAACATCTAGGATAAACGGTCCCTTGTGTTCAAGCATGGTGGAAACTGCATTCCTAAGTTCACTAGGTTTTTCAACCCTTATGCCTTTAATGTTGTATGCATCCGCGAGCTTTACAAAGTCAGGTATATACCTGTCCTCAGAGGGAGCGAGGAATACCGATGAGTATCTCTTGCCGTAAAACAATTCCTGCCATTGTCTAACCATACCAAGGTAAAAGTTATTCACTATCACAACCTTAACGTCCAGCCCATATTCAGACACAGAGGCGAGATCCTGCAGACTCATCTGGAAGGATCCATCTCCAACGAAAGCAATTACATTCATATCAGGTCTAGCAACTTTTGCTCCTATAGCTGCAGGAAATCCATACCCCATAGACCCAAGACCACCTGAACAAAGCCATGTTCTAGGATACTTGAATTTGTAATATTGAGCAACCCACATAAGATGTTGTCCAACATCGGAGACTACTATAGCTTTGCCACTTGTCATGTCAGAAACTGTTTCTATAAGATATTGAGGTTTTACAGAAGTCTCACTTTGCTTATACCTAAGAGGGTGCGATTTCTGCCATTCTCTTATCTGGTTAAGCCATTCTTCTGTATCTAACTTATCAACCAATGGAATGAGCTCTTTAAGTACTTCTTTAACATCACCAACTATTGGGACATCAACAGCTATGTTTTTGCTTATAGAAGAAGGGTCTATGTCAATATGAATCTTAACCGAGTTTGGGGCAAATGTTTCAACCTTTCCCGTTACTCTGTCATCAAATCTAGCACCGATTGCAATAAGTACGTCACAATGACTCACAGCATAGTTTGTAGCAACACTGCCGTGCATCCCAAGCATACCAAGGTTGAGAGGATGTTCCGAATCAATAGCTCCTAATGCCATAAGAGTAGTAGCAACAGGTGCATTTAGTTTTTCAGCAAATTCAACGAGTTCTTTTGAGGCATTTGAGTTAATAACTCCTCCCCCACAGTATATTACCGGCTTCTTTGCCTTCTTTATAACCTCAACCGCCTTCTTTATTTGAATAGGATGTCCCTTATATTGCGGTTTGTAACTCCTTATCTCTATATGCTCAGGGTATTCAAACTCTGTTTCCATAACTTGAACGTCTTTTGGGAAGTCAATTACAACAGGACCAGGTCTTCCAGAACTTGCAATGTAGTATGCAGCTTTAACAGTCCATGCAAGGTCTTCAACTCTTTTGACAATCCTATTCCATTTGGTTATTGGTCTTGTAATCCCTGTAATATCAACTTCCTGAAATGCATCACTTCCTATAAGAGAGGTAGCTACCTGTCCGGTTATGACAACAATGGGTACAGAGTCCATGTATGCATTAGCAATCCCAGTAACTGTATTAGTGGCGCCTGGACCACTGGTAACAATCACCGTTCCAGGTTTACCGCTAACTCTAGCAAAGCCGTTTGCTGCAAATGTTGCGTTTTGTTCATGTCTGACAAGATAGATACTTATATCTCTCTCTCTGTATAGTTCGTCAAATGTGGGTAGTATGGCTCCACCAGGGTATCCGAAAATCTTTGATACGCCTTCCTTTTTCAAAGATTCAAGAAGTATTTTGGCACCAGAAAGCTTCATAAAATGTACCTCGTATAGAATTACAGAAATATTATAGAAAATGTTAGAGATAACTAGCAACTGAAGACTACTAGAGTCAAAGATTCCAGTTTCCACTAGGTGAGATTCTAAACTTTTTGCTTACTTACTCTTTAGTTTCTAAAGAGCATTACTAGTCACAAAACTTTGC
This is a stretch of genomic DNA from Brevinematia bacterium. It encodes these proteins:
- the ilvB gene encoding biosynthetic-type acetolactate synthase large subunit, which produces MKLSGAKILLESLKKEGVSKIFGYPGGAILPTFDELYRERDISIYLVRHEQNATFAANGFARVSGKPGTVIVTSGPGATNTVTGIANAYMDSVPIVVITGQVATSLIGSDAFQEVDITGITRPITKWNRIVKRVEDLAWTVKAAYYIASSGRPGPVVIDFPKDVQVMETEFEYPEHIEIRSYKPQYKGHPIQIKKAVEVIKKAKKPVIYCGGGVINSNASKELVEFAEKLNAPVATTLMALGAIDSEHPLNLGMLGMHGSVATNYAVSHCDVLIAIGARFDDRVTGKVETFAPNSVKIHIDIDPSSISKNIAVDVPIVGDVKEVLKELIPLVDKLDTEEWLNQIREWQKSHPLRYKQSETSVKPQYLIETVSDMTSGKAIVVSDVGQHLMWVAQYYKFKYPRTWLCSGGLGSMGYGFPAAIGAKVARPDMNVIAFVGDGSFQMSLQDLASVSEYGLDVKVVIVNNFYLGMVRQWQELFYGKRYSSVFLAPSEDRYIPDFVKLADAYNIKGIRVEKPSELRNAVSTMLEHKGPFILDVWVEKEENVLPMVPAGRGLLEMIEGMA